The Anopheles coluzzii chromosome 2, AcolN3, whole genome shotgun sequence genome window below encodes:
- the LOC120952593 gene encoding probable histone-lysine N-methyltransferase Mes-4 isoform X1, with the protein MPRNTRSREVVTPEMKLQGNATRKAVIQRHKSMKKNTKDTASDRSFTRLVLTSSGNNSKETKAQENLLETAAATNFETDLLSPTTTQKRVKSQESTPQSQKIAKQEPMSGSEMNESGKENAFSDQIRNHPTDENSNTVVRVPGRYLLKQLSSSLSPKMTEINIDTDRRVSRYGRHQKQKDNSDYVPVDLMKYVGSTPSKFKTKSETDDPNSVNKTLETKPHSSDELRTGSNDISLSLTVVPLPLIDGSIMKRPEEKQLLSMEEIKIVGMEEPYYTDKGSDNNCFMNNLLERKTSSDADSGKGSSVDLAIIYRAGNLYWAAQTRKSIHWPCIVHVDPETDQITRLYGDKFLEVHVSYFGDRGRRAWIKEHSILPFEGVDEYCTNAKNMEYGKLLKSALKSERWKNACSIAERYMTLALSERIASFDHEVKLELARHKVMRHRMAIEGRIKNGASQKMPALLPSDNSEVLEHWNKRDRSSSPESPEYELLPGVFPTKNNPIKKIKFSPSMQNCILNDNRSPLDRPLHSMDSEENPPGSATKANGPKAKTLGVSDLENLNSTEYDDILTFIRYYMFDGHTSYEVEKGLQLYVRGICNLKKHSNRGTERTVGRQRMHALRKSYEILGIEPSAEVSTSLKTRNAHPVIKKEPKTLEEKFIFELDKNFLMKGVPKGFVCYICNRPNNVTKCSKCTLHLHLVCLANDPEEVVKMQELVDQKKLCCEKCSTTSIVEKTCFICNDEIPEKSNEQIYRCVVGKCTQAYHISCLQLFPQVRQVSASTIICPYHTCHTCVASEPRSTASMVKTTLAHCLKCPTSYHPSGNCIPAGSVLLTTTQLICPKHTLEQIPLNVNWCFICGKGGNLICCETCPLACHPVCLQFTPPDEKYFCEGCESGRLPLYNEIVIAKMGSFRWWPALTLPPSEIPQNMLQLRHKPSDICVKFFNTHDMSWLNRKRMYLYQREDSESLDGSQSGSSMDKRYRSAMTEASKIFKILQTRKMLGPSASLSYSKAVPVYKKIKTNRYIPPLKPPSVNRQVDGVEDSVCRCQPSDDDPCGPTSACLNRAIMMECSSKTCPAKESCSNQRFTKRIYPALEVRFFSDKGFGLVALEDLKSGQFVIEYVGEVINSEEFDRRVMMMQAAKETNYYFLTVEPDLTIDAGPKGNVSRFINHSCEPNCETQKWTIGETRVIGLFAIKDINAGEELTFNYNLESLGNNKRVCLCGAGKCSGFIGEKYRPPNKKDIVISMKSERSLKNGKKRVKIRRTKTTLTQKTTTNLSETKDTNNQLNDNDVVMISAQEAVIVDLVDENASAYPLASVHIKQEKNDYNI; encoded by the exons ATGCCACGAAATACTCGATCACGCGAAGT AGTGACGCCTGAGATGAAACTTCAGGGTAATGCTACAAGAAAAGCAGTTATTCAAAGACACAAGTCAATGAAAAAGAACACCAAAGACACTGCGTCGGATAGAAGCTTCACACGATTGGTGTTAACAAGCTCCGGAAATAACTCTAAAGAGACCAAAGCTCAAGAGAATTTACTAGAAACAG CTGCTGCAACAAATTTCGAAACAGATTTGCTTTCACCTACCACCACACAAAAACGAGTCAAATCTCAGGAAAGTACGCCACAAAGCCAAAAAATCGCCAAACAAGAACCAATGAGCGGTAGCGAAATGAATGAATCTGGAAAGGAGAATGCATTTTCCGATCAAATTCGAAATCATCCTACTGATGAAAATAGCAATACAGTCGTAAGAGTCCCAGGCCGATATCTGTTAAAACAATTGTCGAGTTCTTTGAGTCCTAAAATGACTGAAATTAATATCGATACGGACCGTCGCGTGAGTCGGTATGGAAgacatcaaaaacaaaaagacaatTCAGATTATGTACCTGTTGATTTAATGAAATATGTCGGCAGTACACCATCCAAATTCAAAACGAAGTCAGAAACAGATGACCCTAACTCAGTCAATAAAACATTGGAGACTAAGCCTCATTCGAGTGATGAATTGCGAACAGGATCCAATGATATTTCACTGTCATTAACAGTAGTCCCATTACCACTGATCGATGGTTCGATTATGAAACGACCTGAGGAGAAACAATTGCTCAGTATGGaggaaattaaaattgttgGCATGGAGGAGCCCTACTATACGGATAAAGGCAGCGATAATAATTGCTTTATGAATAATTTGCTTGAACGCAAGACATCATCAGATGCGGACAGCGGAAAAGGGTCTTCAGTCGATCTTGCTATCATATACAGGGCAGGCAATTTATATTGGGCAGCACAGACAAGAAAGTCGATCCACTGGCCATGCATTGTCCATGTCGATCCGGAAACCGATCAAATTACACGATTGTATGGCGATAAATTTTTGGAAGTTCATGTGAGTTACTTTGGGGATAGAGGACGTCGTGCCTGGATTAAGGAACATAGCATTTTACCATTTGAAGGCGTAGACGAATATTGTACCAATGCTAAGAATATGGAGTATGGCAAGCTTCTAAAATCAGCTTTAAAGTCGGAAAGATGGAAAAACGCTTGCAGTATAGCAGAAAGATATATGACACTAGCATTGAGTGAACGTATCGCAAGTTTTGATCATGAAGTAAAACTAGAATTAGCACGACACAAAGTAATGCGACATCGTATGGCGATTGAAGGTAGAATCAAAAATGGAGCATCGCAGAAAATGCCAGCATTGCTACCGTCCGATAATTCAGAAGTATTAGAACATTGGAACAAAAGGGATCGTTCTTCATCTCCGGAAAGTCCTGAATACGAATTGCTACCAGGCGTGtttccaacaaaaaacaatcccattaaaaaaattaaattttctccCAGCATGCAAAATTGCATCTTGAATGACAATAGAAGCCCTTTAGATCGCCCGCTGCATTCGATGGATAGTGAGGAAAATCCTCCTGGAAGTGCAACCAAAGCAAATGGGCCAAAAGCAAAAACCCTTGGTGTGAGCGATTTAGAAAACTTGAATAGCACCGAATATGATGATATTCTGACATTCATTCGTTATTATATGTTTGATGGGCACACATCTTATGAAGTAGAAAAGGGTCTTCAATTGTATGTGCGAGGTATATGTAACctaaaaaaacactccaaccGTGGTACAGAGCGTACTGTCGGGCGACAGCGTATGCATGCACTACGTAAATCTTATGAAATACTGGGCATTGAACCTTCGGCAGAAGTCAGCACTAGCCTAAAGACAAGGAATGCCCATCCTGTCATTAAAAAAGAACCCAAAACATTGGAAGAGAAGTTCATATTTGAACTGGATAAAAATTTTCTTATGAAAGGTGTTCCTAAAGGCTTTGTGTGTTACATTTGCAATCGCCCTAATAATGTTACAAAGTGTAGTAAATGCACCCTACATTTGCATCTTGTATGTTTGGCCAATGATCCTGAAGAAGTAGTAAAAATGCAGGAGCTAGTTGATCAAAAAAAACTCTgttgtgaaaaatgttctaCGACATCTATTGTCGAGAAAACTTGTTTCATTTGCAACGATGAAATCCCTGAAAAGAGTAACGAACAAATATACCGTTGCGTGGTTGGTAAATGCACACAGGCGTATCACATATCTTGCTTGCAACTGTTTCCTCAAGTTCGTCAAGTTAGTGCAAGTACTATCATTTGTCCATACCATACATGCCATACATGTGTAGCAAGTGAACCGCGGAGCACAGCTTCTATGGTAAAAACAACACTAGCACACTGCCTTAAGTGTCCGACATCATATCATCCGTCCGGTAATTGCATTCCAGCCGGATCGGTTCTACTAACAACAACGCAACTGATCTGTCCTAAGCACACTCTTGAGCAAATCCCTCTTAATGTGAATTGGTGTTTTATATGTGGCAAAGGAGGCAATTTAATTTGCTGCGAAACGTGTCCATTAGCCTGCCATCCGGTCTGTCTACAGTTCACGCCGCCAGACGAAAAATATTTCTGTGAAGGGTGCGAATCTGGTAGACTTCCACTTTACAACGAGATCGTTATCGCTAAGATGGGATCCTTCCGTTGGTGGCCGGCCTTAACGTTGCCGCCATCCGAAATACCGCAAAATATGTTGCAACTACGACATAAACCTTCAGATATATGTGTAAAATTTTTCAACACACACGATATGTCTTGGCTAAACCGTAAACGAATGTATCTGTATCAACGCGAGGACTCCGAAAGCCTTGACGGATCACAAAGCGGATCATCTATGGATAAACGGTATCGCTCTGCGATGACAGAAGCAAGTAAAATCTTCAAGATACTGCAGACCAGAAAAATGTTAGGACCATCCGCAAGTTTAAGTTATTCGAAAGCTGTCCCagtatataaaaaaattaaaaccaacaGGTACATACCACCTTTAAAACCACCATCGGTTAATCGACAGGTGGATGGCGTGGAAGACTCTGTGTGTCGTTGTCAGCCGAGTGATGATGATCCTTGTGGTCCCACTTCTGCATGCTTAAATCGTGCAATCATGATGGAGTGTAGCTCTAAGACTTGTCCTGCAAAAGAAAGCTGTTCAAATCAACGGTTTACCAAGCGCATATATCCCGCACTGGAGGTTCGCTTTTTTTCGGATAAAGGCTTCGGTTTGGTCGCTCTCGAAGATTTAAAAAGTGGTCAATTTGTGATCGAATATGTTGGCGAAGTGATTAATAGTGAGGAGTTCGATCGAAGAGTAATGATGATGCAGGccgcaaaagaaacaaattacTATTTCCTTACGGTTGAACCCGACTTAACTATTGATGCGGGACCGAAAGGAAACGTTTCGAGATTCATCAATCATTCATGCGAACCGAATTGTGAAACCCAAAAATGGACAATTGGAGAAACTCGTGTAATTGGACTATTTGCCATTAAGGACATTAATGCA ggCGAAGAATTGACATTTAACTACAATTTGGAAAGCTTGGGTAATAACAAACGGGTATGTCTATGCGGAGCCGGTAAATGTTCTGGTTTTATCGGTGAAAAATATCGCCCgccaaataaaaaagacaTTGTAATCAGCATGAAATCTGAACGATCCCTAAAAAACGGTAAGAAAAGGGTTAAAATTCgtagaacaaaaacaactttgacccaaaaaacaacaacaaatttaaGTGAAACTAAGGACACCAACAATCAATTGAACGATAACGACGTGGTAATGATATCTGCACAAGAAGCCGTAATAGTAGATTTAGTTGACGAAAATGCATCAGCATATCCACTCGCATCAGTCCATATCAAGCAGGAAAAGAATGATTACAATATTTGA
- the LOC120952593 gene encoding probable histone-lysine N-methyltransferase Mes-4 isoform X3 produces MSGSEMNESGKENAFSDQIRNHPTDENSNTVVRVPGRYLLKQLSSSLSPKMTEINIDTDRRVSRYGRHQKQKDNSDYVPVDLMKYVGSTPSKFKTKSETDDPNSVNKTLETKPHSSDELRTGSNDISLSLTVVPLPLIDGSIMKRPEEKQLLSMEEIKIVGMEEPYYTDKGSDNNCFMNNLLERKTSSDADSGKGSSVDLAIIYRAGNLYWAAQTRKSIHWPCIVHVDPETDQITRLYGDKFLEVHVSYFGDRGRRAWIKEHSILPFEGVDEYCTNAKNMEYGKLLKSALKSERWKNACSIAERYMTLALSERIASFDHEVKLELARHKVMRHRMAIEGRIKNGASQKMPALLPSDNSEVLEHWNKRDRSSSPESPEYELLPGVFPTKNNPIKKIKFSPSMQNCILNDNRSPLDRPLHSMDSEENPPGSATKANGPKAKTLGVSDLENLNSTEYDDILTFIRYYMFDGHTSYEVEKGLQLYVRGICNLKKHSNRGTERTVGRQRMHALRKSYEILGIEPSAEVSTSLKTRNAHPVIKKEPKTLEEKFIFELDKNFLMKGVPKGFVCYICNRPNNVTKCSKCTLHLHLVCLANDPEEVVKMQELVDQKKLCCEKCSTTSIVEKTCFICNDEIPEKSNEQIYRCVVGKCTQAYHISCLQLFPQVRQVSASTIICPYHTCHTCVASEPRSTASMVKTTLAHCLKCPTSYHPSGNCIPAGSVLLTTTQLICPKHTLEQIPLNVNWCFICGKGGNLICCETCPLACHPVCLQFTPPDEKYFCEGCESGRLPLYNEIVIAKMGSFRWWPALTLPPSEIPQNMLQLRHKPSDICVKFFNTHDMSWLNRKRMYLYQREDSESLDGSQSGSSMDKRYRSAMTEASKIFKILQTRKMLGPSASLSYSKAVPVYKKIKTNRYIPPLKPPSVNRQLDGVEDSVCRCQPSDDDPCGPTSACLNRAIMMECSSKTCPAKESCSNQRFTKRIYPALEVRFFSDKGFGLVALEDLKSGQFVIEYVGEVINSEEFDRRVMMMQAAKETNYYFLTVEPDLTIDAGPKGNVSRFINHSCEPNCETQKWTIGETRVIGLFAIKDINAGEELTFNYNLESLGNNKRVCLCGAGKCSGFIGEKYRPPNKKDIVISMKSERSLKNGKKRVKIRRTKTTLTQKTTTNLSETKDTNNQLNDNDVVMISAQEAVIVDLVDENASAYPLASVHIKQEKNDYNI; encoded by the exons ATGAGCGGTAGCGAAATGAATGAATCTGGAAAGGAGAATGCATTTTCCGATCAAATTCGAAATCATCCTACTGATGAAAATAGCAATACAGTCGTAAGAGTCCCAGGCCGATATCTGTTAAAACAATTGTCGAGTTCTTTGAGTCCTAAAATGACTGAAATTAATATCGATACGGACCGTCGCGTGAGTCGGTATGGAAgacatcaaaaacaaaaagacaatTCAGATTATGTACCTGTTGATTTAATGAAATATGTCGGCAGTACACCATCCAAATTCAAAACGAAGTCAGAAACAGATGACCCTAACTCAGTCAATAAAACATTGGAGACTAAGCCTCATTCGAGTGATGAATTGCGAACAGGATCCAATGATATTTCACTGTCATTAACAGTAGTCCCATTACCACTGATCGATGGTTCGATTATGAAACGACCTGAGGAGAAACAATTGCTCAGTATGGaggaaattaaaattgttgGCATGGAGGAGCCCTACTATACGGATAAAGGCAGCGATAATAATTGCTTTATGAATAATTTGCTTGAACGCAAGACATCATCAGATGCGGACAGCGGAAAAGGGTCTTCAGTCGATCTTGCTATCATATACAGGGCAGGCAATTTATATTGGGCAGCACAGACAAGAAAGTCGATCCACTGGCCATGCATTGTCCATGTCGATCCGGAAACCGATCAAATTACACGATTGTATGGCGATAAATTTTTGGAAGTTCATGTGAGTTACTTTGGGGATAGAGGACGTCGTGCCTGGATTAAGGAACATAGCATTTTACCATTTGAAGGCGTAGACGAATATTGTACCAATGCTAAGAATATGGAGTATGGCAAGCTTCTAAAATCAGCTTTAAAGTCGGAAAGATGGAAAAACGCTTGCAGTATAGCAGAAAGATATATGACACTAGCATTGAGTGAACGTATCGCAAGTTTTGATCATGAAGTAAAACTAGAATTAGCACGACACAAAGTAATGCGACATCGTATGGCGATTGAAGGTAGAATCAAAAATGGAGCATCGCAGAAAATGCCAGCATTGCTACCGTCCGATAATTCAGAAGTATTAGAACATTGGAACAAAAGGGATCGTTCTTCATCTCCGGAAAGTCCTGAATACGAATTGCTACCAGGCGTGtttccaacaaaaaacaatcccattaaaaaaattaaattttctccCAGCATGCAAAATTGCATCTTGAATGACAATAGAAGCCCTTTAGATCGCCCGCTGCATTCGATGGATAGTGAGGAAAATCCTCCTGGAAGTGCAACCAAAGCAAATGGGCCAAAAGCAAAAACCCTTGGTGTGAGCGATTTAGAAAACTTGAATAGCACCGAATATGATGATATTCTGACATTCATTCGTTATTATATGTTTGATGGGCACACATCTTATGAAGTAGAAAAGGGTCTTCAATTGTATGTGCGAGGTATATGTAACctaaaaaaacactccaaccGTGGTACAGAGCGTACTGTCGGGCGACAGCGTATGCATGCACTACGTAAATCTTATGAAATACTGGGCATTGAACCTTCGGCAGAAGTCAGCACTAGCCTAAAGACAAGGAATGCCCATCCTGTCATTAAAAAAGAACCCAAAACATTGGAAGAGAAGTTCATATTTGAACTGGATAAAAATTTTCTTATGAAAGGTGTTCCTAAAGGCTTTGTGTGTTACATTTGCAATCGCCCTAATAATGTTACAAAGTGTAGTAAATGCACCCTACATTTGCATCTTGTATGTTTGGCCAATGATCCTGAAGAAGTAGTAAAAATGCAGGAGCTAGTTGATCAAAAAAAACTCTgttgtgaaaaatgttctaCGACATCTATTGTCGAGAAAACTTGTTTCATTTGCAACGATGAAATCCCTGAAAAGAGTAACGAACAAATATACCGTTGCGTGGTTGGTAAATGCACACAGGCGTATCACATATCTTGCTTGCAACTGTTTCCTCAAGTTCGTCAAGTTAGTGCAAGTACTATCATTTGTCCATACCATACATGCCATACATGTGTAGCAAGTGAACCGCGGAGCACAGCTTCTATGGTAAAAACAACACTAGCACACTGCCTTAAGTGTCCGACATCATATCATCCGTCCGGTAATTGCATTCCAGCCGGATCGGTTCTACTAACAACAACGCAACTGATCTGTCCTAAGCACACTCTTGAGCAAATCCCTCTTAATGTGAATTGGTGTTTTATATGTGGCAAAGGAGGCAATTTAATTTGCTGCGAAACGTGTCCATTAGCCTGCCATCCGGTCTGTCTACAGTTCACGCCGCCAGACGAAAAATATTTCTGTGAAGGGTGCGAATCTGGTAGACTTCCACTTTACAACGAGATCGTTATCGCTAAGATGGGATCCTTCCGTTGGTGGCCGGCCTTAACGTTGCCGCCATCCGAAATACCGCAAAATATGTTGCAACTACGACATAAACCTTCAGATATATGTGTAAAATTTTTCAACACACACGATATGTCTTGGCTAAACCGTAAACGAATGTATCTGTATCAACGCGAGGACTCCGAAAGCCTTGACGGATCACAAAGCGGATCATCTATGGATAAACGGTATCGCTCTGCGATGACAGAAGCAAGTAAAATCTTCAAGATACTGCAGACCAGAAAAATGTTAGGACCATCCGCAAGTTTAAGTTATTCGAAAGCTGTCCCagtatataaaaaaattaaaaccaacaGGTACATACCACCTTTAAAACCACCATCGGTTAATCGACAGTTGGATGGCGTGGAAGACTCTGTGTGTCGTTGTCAGCCGAGTGATGATGATCCTTGTGGTCCCACTTCTGCATGCTTAAATCGTGCAATCATGATGGAGTGTAGCTCTAAGACTTGTCCTGCAAAAGAAAGCTGTTCAAATCAACGGTTTACCAAGCGCATATATCCCGCACTGGAGGTTCGCTTTTTTTCGGATAAAGGCTTCGGTTTGGTCGCTCTCGAAGATTTAAAAAGTGGTCAATTTGTGATCGAATATGTTGGCGAAGTGATTAATAGTGAGGAGTTCGATCGAAGAGTAATGATGATGCAGGccgcaaaagaaacaaattacTATTTCCTTACGGTTGAACCCGACTTAACTATTGATGCGGGACCGAAAGGAAACGTTTCGAGATTCATCAATCATTCATGCGAACCGAATTGTGAAACCCAAAAATGGACAATTGGAGAAACTCGTGTAATTGGACTATTTGCCATTAAGGACATTAATGCA ggCGAAGAATTGACATTTAACTACAATTTGGAAAGCTTGGGTAATAACAAACGGGTATGTCTATGCGGAGCCGGTAAATGTTCTGGTTTTATCGGTGAAAAATATCGCCCgccaaataaaaaagacaTTGTAATCAGCATGAAATCTGAACGATCCCTAAAAAACGGTAAGAAAAGGGTTAAAATTCgtagaacaaaaacaactttgacccaaaaaacaacaacaaatttaaGTGAAACTAAGGACACCAACAATCAATTGAACGATAACGACGTGGTAATGATATCTGCACAAGAAGCCGTAATAGTAGATTTAGTTGACGAAAATGCATCAGCATATCCACTCGCATCAGTCCATATCAAGCAGGAAAAGAATGATTACAATATTTGA
- the LOC120952595 gene encoding uncharacterized protein LOC120952595 produces the protein MNRRTNDSKLILFGEPEPANITEGCGSLGMYLMKRLLRHGDGVAVIDGVYSNELRYLELLENAVRLAEGLRSLTDVTPNGVVGIISENRLEFPVVLYASFFVNAAVAPINLTYTEREFDHALNLSKPSILFVSPYSAERVIAVARKNRHFIKHIFLFGNENSFGADVVLFNDFLLQTSAINPYSFQVAPTNVEEHVALIMCSSGTTGLPKGVQLTQRNVIASVSLLSVLEASFEVPVVVLGVIPWFHAFGCLTLINVICNKLKLVSLPKFEEGLFLSCIENYRCSFVFVVPPLMVFLAKHPLVDNYDLSCINTLLCGAAPLSKETEMLVKKRIGVKHVLQGYGMSETTLAMLIQSNDSNKSGSVGKLQAGTMAKVVDVETGRLLGPNEAGELYFKGTQIMKGYIGNEQETIQTIDKDGWLRTGDIGYYDNDEEFFIIDRLKELIKYKGYQVPPAEIEAVLLTNSKIKDAGVVGFPDEAAGELPLAFVVKQPGVTLTEEEVKQYVAARTSPAKRLHGGVRFVSEIPKNVSGKILRRELRAMLNRQLSKL, from the exons ATGAATCGCCGCACTAATGACAGTAAATTAATTCTTTTTGGAGAACCTGAACCGGCAAACATTACAGAAGGATGTGGTTCATTGGGAATGTACTTGATGAAACGTTTACTGCGCCACGGTGATGGTGTAGCAGTG ATTGACGGCGTGTACTCCAACGAGCTGCGGTACCTGGAGTTGTTAGAAAACGCTGTGCGTCTTGCGGAAGGCCTACGGAGTCTAACCGATGTGACCCCGAATGGCGTAGTTGGAATTATAAGTGAAAATCGATTGGAATTTCCTGTTGTCTTATATGCATCGTTTTTTGTaaatgctgctgttgctccaaTTAATTTGACGTACACCGAAC GGGAATTCGACCATGCGCTAAATTTATCCAAACCAAGCATACTCTTCGTTTCACCATATTCTGCGGAGCGGGTTATTGCAGTTGCTCGTAAAAACCGCCATTTcatcaaacatatttttctcTTTGGCAATGAAAACTCCTTTGGAGCGGATGTGGTcctttttaatgattttcttttACAAACAAGTGCCATCAATCCGTATAGCTTCCAGGTAGCTCCCACAAACGTAGAAGAACATGTTGCACTGATCATGTGCTCCTCTGGGACGACTGGTTTGCCTAAAGGGGTGCAGTTAACACAGCGAAATGTAATTGCAAGCGTATCGTTGTTATCTGTTCTCGAGGCATCATTTGAAGTGCCCGTTGTTGTGTTAGGTGTTATACCGTGGTTTCATGCTTTCGGATGCCTCACGTTGATCAATGTCATTTGTAATAAGCTGAAGCTAGTTTCCTTGCCCAAGTTTGAGGAAGGTCTGTTCTTAAGTTGCATTGAAAACTATCGTTGTTCCTTTGTGTTCGTGGTACCTCCCTTGATGGTGTTTTTAGCCAAGCATCCTCTGGTGGATAACTACGATTTAAGTTGCATTAATACGCTGCTCTGCGGGGCCGCACCACTAAGCAAAGAAACAGAAATGTTAGTCAAGAAGCGCATTGGGGTAAAGCATGTTCTGCAAGGCTACGGTATGAGTGAAACAACTCTTGCAATGTTAATACAGTCCAACGATTCGAACAAATCGGGCAGCGTAGGAAAATTACAAGCCGGCACAATGGCAAAGGTAGTTGATGTAGAAACTGGAAGGCTATTAGGTCCGAATGAAGCAGGTGAATTATACTTTAAAGGCACTCAGATTATGAAAGGATACATAGGAAATGAGCAGGAAACCATTCAAACAATCGATAAGGACGGCTGGCTTCGAACCGGTGATATTGGCTACTATGACAATGACGAagaattttttattattgatagATTGAAGGAGCTTATCAAATACAAAGGCTATCAGGTTCCACCAGCCGAAATCGAAGCTGTTTTGCTAACGAACTCAAAAATAAAAGACGCTGGCGTTGTGGGATTTCCCGATGAAGCAGCCGGGGAGTTGCCTTTGGCTTTTGTAGTGAAACAACCAGGAGTAACCCTGACAGAGGAGGAAGTAAAACAATACGTTGCCGCTCGTACATCACCAGCTAAACGGTTGCATGGTGGAGTACGTTTCGTATCAGAGATACCAAAGAACGTCAGTGGAAAAATTTTGCGACGTGAACTCCGGGCCATGTTAAACCGACAGCTTTCTAAGCTTTAA
- the LOC120952599 gene encoding 3'(2'),5'-bisphosphate nucleotidase 1: protein MASSAPLVMRLVGSSIKIAHRAGNIIRDVMRRGDLGIVEKGKDDLQTEADRSAQRCIVASLSKLFPNATIIGEEGPSDLNVPEDWLITESNIDFLEKHKCPDAFVNLKESDVVIWVDPLDGTSEYTQGFLERVTVLIGIAVNERAVGGIIHQPYYEHDTGDIGRTIWGLHGCGTGGILPVEPPSDRFLVTTTRSHSNSIVQSALDAIAPDEVLRVGGAGYKVLQLLEGKAHAYVFASAGCKKWDTCAPEAVLEANGGTLTDMLGRHYQYGKDVSFPNSSGVLGTVAGVSHDDILAKIPDNVKQAMSMY, encoded by the exons ATGGCGAGTTCTGCCCCGTTGGTAATGCGCTTGGTCGGAAGTTCGATCAAGATTGCACATCGAGCTGGTAATATTATTCGTGATGTGATGCGTCGCGGTGATTTGGGAATCgtcgaaaaaggaaaagatgaTCTTCAAACCGAAGCGGACCGTTCAGCGCAACGCTGTATCGTAGCATCGCTGTCCAAGCTCTTCCCTAATGCTACCATTATTGGCGAAGAAGGCCCAAGTGATCTGAAT GTACCGGAAGATTGGCTGATAACAGAAAGCAATATCGATTTTTTGGAAAAGCATAAATGTCCTGATGCGTTCGTCAACTTAAAGGAGTCGGATGTGGTGATTTGGGTGGATCCACTGGACGGAACAAGCGAATATACGCAAGGATTTCTTGAACGCGTTACTGTGCTGATCGGTATCGCAGTCAACGAACGAGCTGTTGGCGGCATCATACATCAACCTTACTATGAACACGATACTGGAGATATCGGACGTACTATCTGGGGGTTGCATGGATGCGGTACGGGTGGGATTCTGCCCGTGGAACCTCCTTCGGATCGATTTTTAGTCACCACTACGCGTTCCCATTCCAACAGCATTGTGCAGTCCGCTTTGGATGCCATAGCACCAGATGAAGTATTACGCGTGGGTGGTGCAGGTTACAAGGTGCTACAGCTGCTTGAAGGTAAAGCACATGCATACGTTTTTGCGAGTGCAGGGTGTAAAAAGTGGGACACCTGCGCCCCGGAAGCCGTTCTAGAGGCCAACGGTGGGACACTTACAGATATGCTGGGACGTCACTACCAATATGGAAAGGATGTAAGCTTCCCAAACAGCAGTGGAGTTTTGGGTACCGTTGCTGGTGTGTCACATGATGATATTCTCGCCAAAATACCCGATAACGTAAAACAGGCTATGAGTATGTACTAG
- the LOC120952600 gene encoding electron transfer flavoprotein subunit beta, with protein sequence MSRVLVGVKRVIDYAVKIRVKPDKSGVVTEGVKHSMNPFDEIAVEEAVKLKEKKIATEVVVVSVGPSQSQEVLRTALAMGADRGIHVEVAGKEFDLLQPIHVSKILAKLAQDEKADLVILGKQAIDDDCNQTAQMTAAVLDWPQATFASKVEKEGDTLKVVREVDGGLETIKTKMPAVVSADLRLNTPRYATLPNIMKAKKKPIKKLAPKDLGVDTTPRIEIVSIEDPPVRQAGSILPDVDTLLTKLRDGGYIK encoded by the exons ATGTCCCGAGTATTAGTTGGAGTAAAGCGTGTTATTGACTATGCCGTGAAG ATTCGCGTTAAGCCGGACAAATCCGGTGTCGTCACTGAAGGGGTCAAGCACTCCATGAACCCTTTTGATGAAATTGCTGTAGAAGAAGCAGTCAAattgaaagagaaaaaaatcgccACTGAGGTGGTGGTTGTTTCGGTTGGTCCTTCTCAATCCCAGGAAGTACTCCGTACGGCCCTTGCCATGGGGGCAGATCGTGGAATACATGTAGAGGTAGCAGGCAAGGAGTTTGATCTTCTTCAGCCTATTCATGTTTCGAAAATACTGGCCAAACTCGCACAAGATGAGAAAGCGGATCTAGTGATTCTCGGTAAGCAAGCCATCGATGATGATTGCAATCAGACGGCGCAGATGACTGCCGCTGTGTTAGATTGGCCACAGGCTACTTTCGCCTCTAAGGTCGAAAAAGAAGGAGATACATTAAAGGTCGTGCGCGAGGTGGACGGTGGACTGGAAACCATTAAGACTAAGATGCCGGCAGTAGTTAGTGCTGACTTGCGTCTAAATACCCCACGCTATGCTACCCTTCCCAACATCATGAAGGCAAAGAAGAAACCGATAAAGAAACTTGCACCGAAAGATTTGGGAGTTGACACAACGCCCCGTATCGAAATTGTCTCCATCGAAGATCCTCCTGTCAGACAAGCTGGATCCATACTGCCGGACGTGGACACTTTGTTGACCAAACTGCGTGACGGCGGTTATATCAAGTAG